The genome window ATCCAGGGGGACACGCTGAAAGCGGTTGCCTCTATGGAAGCAGGCGGGAGAGAGGTGGAGGAAGGCGCTCAGTTGGCCCGTGACGCCGGCGCCGGCTTTGAATCCATCGCCGATCTGGCAAACAATACGGCGACCCAGATCCATGATGTGACAGCGACGATTGAACAGATCGCCAAGGCCAGCCGCGATATGGCCGACGGCATCGACCACATTGGCGGTTTGAAATCAGAAGAGTCCACGGGAGCGTCCCCAGAGATGGGAGCGCCTACTAAGGAAGAGATCAGCCGGAACCTCGAGCGGGAAGCGGCCCGGCAACAGGCGCAGGCATTGACCGAATTAATGATGAGTCGAATAGCCGAACTCCGGCTGGCGATTGAGGCAGAGTAAAACAGATAATAGCGCCATAAGAGAGCGGGATCGATCTTCGTGTTGCGCCTGATCCCTTGTAAAAACCGTCCAACGAGTTTGGGCGGTTTTTGTCATTCCAGAACGGGCATACGAAGACAGAGGATTTTTGCTAGAAAGCGAGAAAAGATGGATAGAAGGTGAATAGAGGATCAATCATGAGTGGTTAGAGAAATACGATTTTATTGGGAGATGATCCGATGAACTACCGGCACTTGGGGAAGACAGAACTGACCGTATCGGAACTCGGCTTTGGCGGGATCCCCATCATCCGCCTCGACACGGCGGAAGCCATCAAGGTGTTGCAACGGTCTTTTGAGCGGGGCATTACCTTCTATGACACGGCCAACGCCTACCGGGACAGTGAAGACAAGATCGGTCAGGCCTTTCAAGGGATGCGCCACAAGGTGGTCATCGCCACCAAGACGGGCATGCGCGACGGCAACGGGGCGCTGGCCCACCTGGAAAAGAGCCTGCGCATGCTGCGCACCGACTATATCGACCTCTACCAACTGCACCAAGTCTCCCAGGAGAGGGATTGGGAGGCCCTTACCGCCCCCGGCGGCGCCTTGGAGGTCATCGTCAAAGCCCAGGAAGCGGGGAAGATCCGCCACATCGGCGTCACCTCCCATAACCGCCAGATGGCCATCAAATTGATCAAAACCGGTTATTTCACGACGATCCAGTTTCCCTTCAACTTCATCGAGGACGCCGCCAAGGACGACCTCTTCCCGTTGGCGCGGGAGATGGACCTGGGCATGTTGGCCATGAAACCCTTTGCCGGCGGCATGATCGACAATGCCGCATTGGCCTTCAAGTTCCTGCGCCAACATCCCGATGTCCTCGCCATCCCTGGCTATGACTCCGTCGCGTCAGTCGACCAGATCGTCGCCTTCTATGACAGCCCCAACGTGGTGACCGGCGATGACCTGGCGGCGATGGACCGCTACCGTCAAGAGTTGGGCATGCAGTTTTGCCGGCGTTGCGAGTACTGCCAGCCCTGTCCCCAGGGCGTGATGATCACCCCGGCCATGGGCTATCAGGTGCTCGCCAAACGCATGGCGCCGCCGGTGGCCGTCGAGTTCCTGCGCCGCCCCATGGAGACGGTTCCCAACTGCACCGCCTGCGGCGCTTGTGTGAAGAAATGCCCCTACAACCTGCCCATCCCCCAGATGCTGAAAAAGCATTATGACATGTGGGAGGGCCACCGGATCGAAACAGGGCTTTAATCGAAATGGCCTGACGATCGCCTGACAAGAACGCTTACCTCTGCTCGATCCTCGTTGACACGATATAAGCATCCCTCTGTTTTTTCACCGTTAATGTAAGCGGTCGCCGGGCGGCCCAGCGGGGGCGATCCGGCAGCAGGCCGATTTCGGCTTCATCCCCCTTTTGTCGAAATGTTGTCCCTCCGGTGACGAGTTCCTTGTCATCGATGGATAAGACAAAGCGACCTTCATGGATGACATCGGCGGGCGACGCAGCATCGCCCGCTTTTTCCTGTTCCTGTTCTTTTTCCGGCGCAGCGCCGCCGAGAGCGGGGAGGGGCAACGGGGGATCAAACTGGGCAGCGAAGTGGCCTGTTCCCGAAGCGACCGTTTCCGAGACGGCGCCGAAGGCCCGCAAAGCCGGACGGCCCTTGTGTAAGGTGACGATCAGGTGGCTGCTTGCCGATTGCACAACCATTTGTTCCTCGCTGAGCGCCGTGATCCCATAGTCGATCTCCCCGCTGTTGAGCGCCCACCGCCAGCGTTCCCCTACAACCCCTTTTTCCGGCTGCTCCACCCACCGGATCTGCCGTTCGCCCGTGCGGAAGACGGCCATGTCGAAGACCTCCGAGTAGTACCCTTTGAGACCCGTAAAGAAAAAGGGGATCCAGATGCGACGAGGGACTGCAAACTCCTTCCCGGCGATAAGCAGCCGGGTTCGCTTTCCAGCCAGGGTGCTCCGCTGGCGGAACATGATCGGCAGGGAACTCTTGCGGGCATGTTGCCCCGGATCGATTGCCCCGCCCCAACGAGAGGATGTCTTGCTTGCGGCGACAAAGTCGAGCCGGACGGGTTCTCCCCGAAAAGAGTCAAAGGCGAGTTGGATGCGGACGATATCGGCTTCAACGGTTCGTCGGTAACTGATGGGCCGGAAATGCATCTCTCGTTTGAGTCCTTCCCGCTGGAGTTGTTGAACCACCCGCTCATCATTGACATGATCGATCTGGGACTGGTCATGCAACGTGATGATCGCCCGGATCAGCGGTGGGGAACCCTCACGGAGACGGATCATCGCTTCGAGGGATTCGTATTTTGGGTGTTCCCGCAGGTACACCATCACATGGGCATCATAACGGTGAAACACGAAAGAAAAGGGCTGGAGCAGGAGGCCCTGGAGTTGTTCAAGCTGGAACATCGACAACACTCCCTTCCTTAGAACGGTGCATATCACCTCATCTATAAAGTATCCTTTTAGGACGTCGTATAAAGACGTCCTATATGAAGGTCGCTTTAGAACATCGTCATATCGACATGCGACATTGTCAAAACGACATTGTCAAAACGACAAGCGACGTCGTTGAATCGGCAAGCTGAACTATGTATGAGCGGGGCTGCAACGCCTTTCACCGTTTCTTATTATGTTGCGAAAGGGAGAACGGTGAGCCCTGATTGCGCATTTCCATTGATTTCTTTTCCTCCAGCGCGTACAGTAGGGAAGACGGGTTCGGAGCGCCGTCAACGGGGCATAATTTGGATAAGAGAAGGAGATGACGTCCACCGATGACAAACAAAACATATCCGGCGCCGCCGGAAATGACCATCGACACCAACAAGGAATACGTGGCCACGGTCAACACGACGAAGGGAACCTTCCAAATCAAGCTGCTCGCCGCGGAAG of Heliomicrobium gestii contains these proteins:
- a CDS encoding aldo/keto reductase — translated: MNYRHLGKTELTVSELGFGGIPIIRLDTAEAIKVLQRSFERGITFYDTANAYRDSEDKIGQAFQGMRHKVVIATKTGMRDGNGALAHLEKSLRMLRTDYIDLYQLHQVSQERDWEALTAPGGALEVIVKAQEAGKIRHIGVTSHNRQMAIKLIKTGYFTTIQFPFNFIEDAAKDDLFPLAREMDLGMLAMKPFAGGMIDNAALAFKFLRQHPDVLAIPGYDSVASVDQIVAFYDSPNVVTGDDLAAMDRYRQELGMQFCRRCEYCQPCPQGVMITPAMGYQVLAKRMAPPVAVEFLRRPMETVPNCTACGACVKKCPYNLPIPQMLKKHYDMWEGHRIETGL